From a region of the Mercurialis annua linkage group LG1-X, ddMerAnnu1.2, whole genome shotgun sequence genome:
- the LOC126665455 gene encoding uncharacterized protein LOC126665455 isoform X1, producing the protein MVTKEKDEELALFLEMRRREKDKLANNNLLLHLDPPLLGSNNKNNSAVLSSSVSKLVSSVPVRRTAADKFLDSENEKSDYDWLLTPPGTPLFPSWGMDSQKNAVNQNRTSNTCVTALKSRLTNIQEEPTSRTNVASKRTTLPSQTNSSHTNNRRPSSSGGPTSATRAATPTGRSTLPATIKPSRASTPTSRATMPSSKPTGPALRSSTPTRTFPRSSTPTTRSSVPASKSNSRSATPTRPMSTPSSAPSAAAPGVRSSIMVKSVSTTLKNPVPSRGSSPTVKSRPWKPNEMPGFSLDAPPNLRTSLPERPASASRGRPAGEGTRSASTEAGSKTRPRQQSCSPARGRSLTGSGNGSRISNPAKSRASNNGSDDVNPVMMGTKMVERVVNMRKLAPSKLDDYHSTHNNSAGKTSCLDSSGFGRTLSKKSLDMAMRHMVIRRSISGDLRPLTSIPASSVYSVRSGGSTKSKTNSVLDSPLATSSNTSSEPSVNNSFILADGIDMEINDFGSERGNWSPTSQSGK; encoded by the exons atggTGACTAAAGAGAAGGACGAAGAACTGGCGCTGTTTCTTGAGATGAGGAGACGAGAGAAAGATAAACTAGCTAATAATAATCTTCTTCTCCATCTTGATCCTCCATTACTAG GAAGTAATAATAAGAATAATAGTGCGGTACTGAGTTCATCTGTTTCTAAACTAGTTTCCTCTGTTCCGGTTCGGAGAACGGCTGCTGATAAATTTTTGGATTCGGAGAATGAAAAATCTGATTATGATTG GCTTCTTACACCTCCCGGGACTCCACTTTTCCCTTCTTGGGGTATGGACTCGCAGAAAAATGCAGTGAATCAGAATCGGACCTCTAATACTTGCGTCACTGCTCTGAAGTCAAGG CTGACAAATATTCAGGAAGAACCTACTTCAAGAACTAATGTAGCTTCAAAGCGCACAACTTTGCCGTCTCAAACAAACTCTTCGCATACCAATAACAGAAGGCCCTCATCATCTGGGGGACCAACATCTGCTACCAGAGCTGCAACACCAACTGGAAGGTCAACATTGCCTGCCACTATAAAACCTTCAAGAGCTTCAACTCCTACTTCAAGGGCCACCATGCCTTCATCAAAGCCTACGGGCCCTGCATTACGATCTTCAACTCCTACTAGAACCTTTCCACGCTCTTCAACACCAACTACAAGAAGCTCGGTACCAGCTTCCAAGTCAAATTCCAGGTCAGCAACTCCAACTCGCCCAATGTCAACCCCTTCAAGTGCACCAAGTGCAGCTGCTCCTGGTGTTCGGTCTTCTATAATGGTCAAGTCTGTTTCCACAACATTGAAAAATCCAGTGCCATCGCGTGGCAGTTCACCTACTGTAAAGTCTAGGCCTTGGAAGCCTAATGAAATGCCAGGTTTCTCTCTTGATGCACCACCAAATTTAAGAACATCATTGCCAGAAAGACCAGCTTCAGCCTCAAGGGGTAGGCCAGCTGGTGAGGGTACCCGATCAGCTTCTACCGAGGCTGGTTCTAAAACAAGACCAAGACAACAATCCTGCTCTCCTGCAAGAGGAAGGTCTTTAACCGGTAGTGGAAATGGTAGCCGTATCTCCAATCCTGCTAAGAGTAGAGCATCAAACAATGGCAGTGATGATGTGAACCCAGTAATGATGGGCACGAAAATGGTCGAAAGAGTAGTAAATATGAGGAAGCTTGCACCATCAAAACTAGATGATTATCACTCTACACATAATAATTCAGCCGGAAAGACATCCTGCCTTGATAGCTCAGGCTTTGGTAGAACACTCTCAAAGAAATCCCTGGACATGGCTATGAGGCATATG GTTATCAGGCGAAGCATTTCAGGTGATCTGCGCCCGCTGACCAGCATTCCGGCTTCCTCTGTATACAGCGTAAGGTCAGGAGGATCTACAAAAAGCAAGACAAATAGTGTCTTGGATTCTCCTCTAGCCACAAGCAGCAACACTAGCTCCGAGCCAAGTGTGAACAATAGTTTCATTTTAGCTGATGGGATAGATATGGAAATTAACGACTTCGGCAGTGAGAGAGGAAACTGGTCTCCTACTAGTCAGTCAGGTAAGTGA
- the LOC126665455 gene encoding uncharacterized protein LOC126665455 isoform X2 — MDSQKNAVNQNRTSNTCVTALKSRLTNIQEEPTSRTNVASKRTTLPSQTNSSHTNNRRPSSSGGPTSATRAATPTGRSTLPATIKPSRASTPTSRATMPSSKPTGPALRSSTPTRTFPRSSTPTTRSSVPASKSNSRSATPTRPMSTPSSAPSAAAPGVRSSIMVKSVSTTLKNPVPSRGSSPTVKSRPWKPNEMPGFSLDAPPNLRTSLPERPASASRGRPAGEGTRSASTEAGSKTRPRQQSCSPARGRSLTGSGNGSRISNPAKSRASNNGSDDVNPVMMGTKMVERVVNMRKLAPSKLDDYHSTHNNSAGKTSCLDSSGFGRTLSKKSLDMAMRHMVIRRSISGDLRPLTSIPASSVYSVRSGGSTKSKTNSVLDSPLATSSNTSSEPSVNNSFILADGIDMEINDFGSERGNWSPTSQSGK, encoded by the exons ATGGACTCGCAGAAAAATGCAGTGAATCAGAATCGGACCTCTAATACTTGCGTCACTGCTCTGAAGTCAAGG CTGACAAATATTCAGGAAGAACCTACTTCAAGAACTAATGTAGCTTCAAAGCGCACAACTTTGCCGTCTCAAACAAACTCTTCGCATACCAATAACAGAAGGCCCTCATCATCTGGGGGACCAACATCTGCTACCAGAGCTGCAACACCAACTGGAAGGTCAACATTGCCTGCCACTATAAAACCTTCAAGAGCTTCAACTCCTACTTCAAGGGCCACCATGCCTTCATCAAAGCCTACGGGCCCTGCATTACGATCTTCAACTCCTACTAGAACCTTTCCACGCTCTTCAACACCAACTACAAGAAGCTCGGTACCAGCTTCCAAGTCAAATTCCAGGTCAGCAACTCCAACTCGCCCAATGTCAACCCCTTCAAGTGCACCAAGTGCAGCTGCTCCTGGTGTTCGGTCTTCTATAATGGTCAAGTCTGTTTCCACAACATTGAAAAATCCAGTGCCATCGCGTGGCAGTTCACCTACTGTAAAGTCTAGGCCTTGGAAGCCTAATGAAATGCCAGGTTTCTCTCTTGATGCACCACCAAATTTAAGAACATCATTGCCAGAAAGACCAGCTTCAGCCTCAAGGGGTAGGCCAGCTGGTGAGGGTACCCGATCAGCTTCTACCGAGGCTGGTTCTAAAACAAGACCAAGACAACAATCCTGCTCTCCTGCAAGAGGAAGGTCTTTAACCGGTAGTGGAAATGGTAGCCGTATCTCCAATCCTGCTAAGAGTAGAGCATCAAACAATGGCAGTGATGATGTGAACCCAGTAATGATGGGCACGAAAATGGTCGAAAGAGTAGTAAATATGAGGAAGCTTGCACCATCAAAACTAGATGATTATCACTCTACACATAATAATTCAGCCGGAAAGACATCCTGCCTTGATAGCTCAGGCTTTGGTAGAACACTCTCAAAGAAATCCCTGGACATGGCTATGAGGCATATG GTTATCAGGCGAAGCATTTCAGGTGATCTGCGCCCGCTGACCAGCATTCCGGCTTCCTCTGTATACAGCGTAAGGTCAGGAGGATCTACAAAAAGCAAGACAAATAGTGTCTTGGATTCTCCTCTAGCCACAAGCAGCAACACTAGCTCCGAGCCAAGTGTGAACAATAGTTTCATTTTAGCTGATGGGATAGATATGGAAATTAACGACTTCGGCAGTGAGAGAGGAAACTGGTCTCCTACTAGTCAGTCAGGTAAGTGA